A genomic segment from Candidatus Effluviviaceae Genus I sp. encodes:
- a CDS encoding V-type ATP synthase subunit F codes for MSRTATIAFIGDRDSVLGLRAFGVAAMPAATPEEARAAFAEAVAAGHAIVFVTEDVHEACAAEIAALRDRALPTVTVLPGVRGSSGLAAKEIHRAVSAAVGADILAVGRND; via the coding sequence ATGTCTAGAACCGCCACCATCGCCTTCATCGGGGACCGCGACTCCGTGCTCGGCCTTCGGGCCTTCGGAGTGGCCGCGATGCCGGCGGCGACGCCGGAGGAGGCGCGCGCGGCGTTCGCCGAGGCCGTGGCGGCCGGCCACGCCATCGTCTTCGTGACCGAGGACGTTCACGAGGCGTGCGCGGCCGAGATCGCGGCGCTGCGCGACCGGGCGCTGCCGACCGTGACGGTGCTGCCGGGCGTGAGGGGCTCGAGCGGGCTTGCGGCGAAGGAGATCCATCGGGCCGTGTCCGCGGCCGTCGGCGCCGACATCCTGGCGGTGGGACGAAACGACTAG